The following coding sequences lie in one Xanthomonas hortorum pv. pelargonii genomic window:
- a CDS encoding methylthioribulose 1-phosphate dehydratase, giving the protein MNATTAPLPYSAARLHELAQLLIGNIRELAQAGWTPATSSNFSHRLDEQHAAITVSGRDKGRLVEEDIMVVDFDGLAVGRPLRPSAETLLHTQLYRRFPEIGCVLHTHSPVQTIASRLYAGSGVIRLEGYELLKAFEGNTTHETAVDVPVFANTQDMQVLAAQVEALLDKQNLWGYLIEGHGLYAWGRNMAEARRHLEAFEFLLHCELELLKLRGTR; this is encoded by the coding sequence ATGAATGCGACCACTGCCCCCCTGCCCTATAGCGCCGCGCGTCTGCACGAGCTGGCGCAGTTGTTGATCGGCAACATCCGCGAGCTGGCCCAGGCCGGCTGGACGCCGGCCACCAGCAGCAATTTCTCCCACCGCCTGGACGAACAGCACGCTGCGATCACAGTGTCCGGCCGCGACAAGGGCCGCCTGGTCGAAGAAGACATCATGGTGGTGGACTTCGATGGCCTGGCCGTCGGCCGGCCGTTGCGCCCCTCTGCCGAAACCCTGCTGCACACCCAGCTGTACCGCCGGTTTCCGGAGATCGGCTGCGTGCTGCACACGCATTCGCCGGTGCAGACCATCGCCTCGCGGCTGTACGCCGGCAGCGGCGTGATCCGGCTGGAGGGCTATGAGCTGTTGAAAGCCTTTGAAGGCAACACCACCCATGAAACTGCGGTGGACGTGCCAGTGTTCGCCAATACCCAGGACATGCAGGTGCTGGCCGCGCAGGTCGAAGCCTTGCTGGACAAACAGAACCTGTGGGGGTATCTCATCGAAGGACACGGCCTGTATGCCTGGGGCCGCAACATGGCCGAGGCGCGCCGTCATCTGGAGGCGTTCGAGTTCCTGCTGCATTGCGAACTCGAGCTGCTGAAACTGCGCGGCACGCGCTGA
- a CDS encoding C13 family peptidase codes for MSLHFTIGPNALLRRLSLLIVIVTLMAGCHPDAGAALPSQSAKSQAAATQDEVDAVDQAALAQALKALQPQRPGITDLYVVGFAGDASDDVFRNETLYLKQLFEQRFDARGRVVTLVNNPDNLGEQPYAPLATYDNLYDTLAAVGKRMDRKEDALLLFVTTHGTEDHALYVQVDENEEDFISPQDLRKALDDAGIGNRIIVLSACYSGGFIPALRSPDTLILTAARADRPSFGCGNTSNATYFGQAWLIDAMNQRDDPLAAFDVAKAAITARERQDGELPSLPQQSLGRRIAPVLARWRAGLHAGPAVAYPYPPLEVAPDAEQESDPKADSEAESADSPTRTKLPTASTTTRKPSPVPAPSTP; via the coding sequence ATGTCGCTGCATTTCACCATCGGACCGAACGCCTTGCTGCGGCGCCTGTCGCTGTTGATCGTCATCGTGACCTTGATGGCCGGTTGCCATCCCGACGCCGGTGCCGCGTTGCCGAGCCAATCTGCGAAGAGCCAGGCTGCGGCAACTCAGGACGAGGTCGATGCGGTCGACCAGGCCGCGCTTGCGCAGGCATTGAAAGCGTTGCAGCCACAGCGCCCCGGCATCACCGACCTGTATGTGGTCGGCTTCGCCGGCGATGCCAGCGACGACGTGTTCCGCAACGAGACGCTGTACCTCAAGCAGCTGTTCGAGCAGCGCTTCGATGCGCGCGGCCGCGTGGTCACGTTGGTCAACAACCCGGACAATCTGGGCGAGCAGCCATACGCACCGCTGGCAACCTACGACAACCTCTACGACACGCTCGCCGCGGTCGGCAAGCGCATGGATCGCAAGGAAGACGCGCTGCTGCTGTTCGTCACCACCCACGGCACCGAAGACCACGCGCTGTATGTGCAGGTGGACGAGAACGAAGAGGATTTCATCAGCCCGCAGGACCTGCGCAAGGCGCTGGACGATGCCGGCATCGGCAATCGCATCATCGTGCTGTCGGCCTGCTACTCGGGCGGCTTCATTCCGGCGCTGCGCTCGCCGGACACGCTGATCCTCACCGCTGCGCGTGCCGATCGCCCATCGTTCGGCTGCGGCAATACCTCCAACGCGACCTACTTCGGCCAGGCCTGGCTGATCGATGCGATGAACCAGCGCGACGACCCGTTGGCTGCGTTCGATGTGGCCAAGGCCGCCATCACTGCGCGCGAGAGACAGGACGGCGAACTGCCCTCGTTGCCGCAGCAATCGCTCGGCAGACGCATCGCGCCGGTGCTGGCACGCTGGCGTGCGGGGCTGCACGCAGGGCCGGCGGTTGCCTATCCATATCCGCCGCTGGAGGTTGCGCCGGACGCCGAGCAGGAAAGCGATCCGAAGGCCGACTCCGAGGCTGAGTCAGCGGACAGCCCGACGAGAACCAAGCTGCCGACGGCCTCCACCACTACGCGCAAACCGTCGCCTGTACCTGCGCCGTCGACACCCTGA
- a CDS encoding 1,2-dihydroxy-3-keto-5-methylthiopentene dioxygenase: MSRLRIFNDSDPNLAQFDSRHGEQIAAELSKIGVTFERWQATQPIEPGATPEQVMAAYREDIERLSAERGLKTVDVVSIAPDNPKREEMRAKFLDEHFHKEDEVRFFVAGSGQFTLHVDDKVYEIECVKDDLIAVPDSTLHWFDMGPEPHFVAIRFFTEPDGWVGHFTGTEIAQQFPRYAPEKPHKAS, translated from the coding sequence ATGAGCCGACTTCGCATCTTCAACGATTCCGACCCCAACCTGGCGCAGTTCGATAGCCGCCACGGCGAGCAGATCGCCGCCGAGCTGAGCAAGATCGGCGTGACCTTCGAGCGCTGGCAGGCCACGCAGCCGATCGAACCGGGCGCCACACCCGAACAGGTCATGGCCGCCTATCGCGAGGATATCGAGCGGCTGAGCGCCGAGCGCGGCTTGAAGACCGTGGATGTGGTCAGCATCGCGCCGGACAATCCCAAGCGCGAAGAAATGCGCGCCAAATTTCTGGATGAGCACTTCCACAAGGAAGACGAGGTGCGATTCTTCGTCGCCGGCTCGGGCCAGTTCACGCTGCACGTGGACGACAAGGTCTACGAGATCGAATGCGTCAAGGACGACCTGATCGCGGTGCCCGACAGCACCCTGCACTGGTTCGACATGGGGCCGGAGCCGCACTTCGTGGCGATCCGCTTCTTCACCGAGCCCGATGGCTGGGTCGGCCACTTCACCGGTACCGAAATCGCCCAACAATTCCCCCGCTATGCCCCCGAGAAACCTCACAAGGCCAGCTGA
- the mtnC gene encoding acireductone synthase: MTRPQAILTDIEGTTSSISFVKDVLFPYARRAMPAYVQEHGSHPQVRHWLNQVADEIGEDVPDEVLVSTLQTWIDEDRKHTALKALQGLIWGDGYKTADFTAHIYADAAIQLQAWHAAGIPLYVYSSGSVPAQKLFFAHSDAGDLSGLVSDWFDTEVGPKRESASYRRIAERIGVPPGEILFLSDVIEELDAAKRAGMRTALLDRLEDYPTPRSAEDVGSHQRVESFTQLVL, encoded by the coding sequence ATGACACGACCGCAAGCGATCCTCACCGATATCGAAGGCACAACCAGCAGCATCTCGTTCGTCAAGGACGTGTTGTTTCCGTATGCGCGCCGCGCCATGCCGGCCTATGTGCAGGAGCACGGCAGCCACCCGCAGGTGCGCCACTGGCTCAACCAGGTGGCCGATGAAATCGGCGAGGACGTGCCCGACGAGGTCCTGGTCAGCACGCTGCAGACCTGGATCGACGAAGACCGCAAGCACACCGCGCTCAAGGCCCTGCAGGGGCTGATCTGGGGCGATGGCTACAAGACCGCCGACTTCACTGCGCATATCTATGCCGATGCGGCGATCCAGCTGCAGGCCTGGCATGCGGCCGGCATTCCGCTGTACGTGTACTCGTCCGGCTCGGTGCCGGCGCAGAAGCTGTTCTTCGCGCATAGCGATGCGGGCGACCTGAGCGGGCTGGTCAGCGACTGGTTCGATACCGAGGTCGGCCCCAAGCGCGAGAGCGCCAGCTACCGTCGCATTGCCGAACGCATCGGTGTGCCACCGGGCGAGATCCTGTTCTTGTCGGACGTGATCGAAGAGCTCGATGCCGCCAAACGTGCCGGTATGCGCACCGCGCTGCTGGACCGTCTGGAGGACTACCCCACCCCGCGTTCGGCTGAGGATGTCGGTAGCCATCAGCGTGTGGAGAGCTTTACCCAGCTGGTGCTGTAA
- the hisIE gene encoding bifunctional phosphoribosyl-AMP cyclohydrolase/phosphoribosyl-ATP diphosphatase HisIE — translation MDWSKGDGLLPVVVQDADNLRVLMLGYMNAEALAVTQQRGEVTFFSRSKQRLWTKGESSGNVLRVVSIETDCDADTLLVQARPHGPTCHLGRTSCFTNAPGQFLGSLDALIAAREHERPHGSYTTKLFEQGIRRIAQKVGEEGVETALAGVVQGDAELLGESADLLYHLIVLLRARGLGLGDAVALLESRHK, via the coding sequence CTGGACTGGAGCAAGGGCGACGGCTTGCTGCCGGTGGTCGTGCAGGACGCCGACAACCTGCGCGTGCTGATGCTGGGCTACATGAATGCCGAAGCCTTGGCGGTCACCCAGCAGCGTGGCGAAGTCACCTTCTTCAGCCGCAGCAAGCAGCGTTTGTGGACCAAGGGCGAGAGCTCGGGCAATGTCTTGCGCGTGGTGTCGATCGAGACCGATTGCGATGCCGATACGCTGCTGGTGCAGGCGCGCCCGCATGGGCCAACCTGCCATCTTGGCCGCACCAGCTGTTTCACGAATGCGCCAGGCCAGTTCCTCGGCAGTCTGGATGCCTTGATCGCCGCGCGCGAACACGAGCGCCCGCACGGCAGCTACACCACCAAACTGTTCGAGCAGGGCATCCGCCGCATCGCGCAAAAAGTGGGCGAAGAGGGCGTGGAAACCGCACTGGCCGGCGTGGTGCAGGGCGATGCCGAGTTGCTCGGCGAATCGGCCGATCTGCTGTATCACCTGATCGTGCTGCTGCGCGCGCGCGGCCTGGGCCTGGGTGATGCGGTGGCGCTGTTGGAGTCGCGGCACAAGTAA
- a CDS encoding calcineurin-like phosphoesterase C-terminal domain-containing protein, whose protein sequence is MQLRIALLALGLLAGSAYARDAAVDGIVYEERDGQAGRSADEPGIAGVTVSNGEQLVRTDAQGRYRLPVRDGQTVFVIKPGDRSFVPTADGLPGFWRHYAPKGSAKRKYPGIAATGRNTHSWDFALTPRASAAADGFQMLVFADSQTASLVDVGYYQRDIVAPIVGKTSARLGTTLGDIVSDDLSLYPALNKVTTQLGVPWFHVPGNHDLNFDAGDDAHSLDSWRAVYGPDTYAVEQANASFVFLDDVIYTPGAKPAYVGGLREDQFVFLRAYLAQLPRERLLVLGMHIPLFDAAPGQETFRHADRSRLFALLKEFPHVLVLSGHSHTQRQVDHGADEGWQGARPLHEYNVGAACGAFWSGAKDGDGIPTATMSDGTPNGYAVLQVAPSGDYTLAYHAARAADDAQLLLHAPKVLRQGAYAAWGIYANVFMGQDDTVVQMRIDNGAWQPMKRVERADPRLLAENVRDDAAEQLRGYDRSPEATPSTHLWRGALPTTLEVGEHTVEVRAALPTGEYSANTVYRLQRADP, encoded by the coding sequence ATGCAGCTTCGTATCGCTCTGTTGGCCCTGGGATTGCTCGCGGGAAGCGCATACGCGCGCGATGCGGCTGTCGACGGCATCGTCTACGAAGAGCGCGACGGGCAGGCCGGACGCAGCGCGGATGAGCCGGGCATCGCCGGGGTCACCGTTTCCAACGGCGAGCAGCTGGTGCGCACAGATGCGCAAGGCCGCTACCGCTTGCCGGTGCGCGACGGGCAGACGGTGTTCGTGATCAAGCCGGGCGACCGCAGCTTTGTACCAACCGCCGACGGACTGCCGGGTTTCTGGCGTCACTACGCGCCCAAGGGGTCGGCCAAGCGCAAGTACCCAGGCATCGCCGCCACCGGGCGCAATACGCACAGCTGGGATTTTGCACTGACCCCGCGCGCAAGTGCTGCCGCCGATGGCTTTCAGATGCTGGTGTTCGCCGACAGCCAGACCGCCAGCCTCGTCGACGTGGGTTACTACCAGCGCGACATCGTCGCGCCGATCGTCGGCAAGACCTCGGCCCGGCTCGGCACCACGCTGGGCGATATCGTCAGCGACGATCTGAGCCTGTATCCGGCCTTGAACAAGGTCACCACGCAGTTGGGCGTGCCGTGGTTCCATGTGCCGGGCAATCACGATCTCAACTTCGATGCCGGCGACGATGCGCATTCACTGGATAGCTGGCGTGCGGTCTACGGCCCGGATACCTATGCGGTGGAACAGGCCAACGCCAGCTTCGTGTTTCTGGACGATGTGATCTATACGCCCGGCGCTAAGCCGGCGTATGTCGGCGGACTGCGCGAGGATCAATTCGTGTTTCTGCGGGCGTATCTGGCGCAGTTGCCGCGCGAGCGCCTGCTGGTGCTGGGCATGCATATTCCATTGTTCGATGCAGCGCCAGGACAGGAAACCTTCCGGCATGCAGATCGCAGTCGCTTGTTTGCGCTGTTGAAGGAGTTTCCGCATGTACTGGTGCTCAGCGGGCACAGCCATACCCAGCGGCAGGTCGATCACGGCGCCGACGAAGGGTGGCAGGGCGCCCGCCCGCTGCACGAATACAACGTCGGCGCGGCCTGTGGCGCGTTCTGGTCGGGCGCCAAGGACGGCGACGGCATTCCCACCGCCACGATGAGCGACGGCACGCCGAATGGTTATGCGGTGCTGCAGGTCGCGCCCAGCGGCGACTACACCCTGGCGTATCACGCCGCGCGCGCGGCCGACGACGCGCAACTGCTGTTGCATGCGCCCAAGGTGCTGCGCCAGGGCGCGTATGCGGCGTGGGGCATCTACGCCAATGTGTTCATGGGGCAGGACGATACCGTTGTTCAGATGCGTATCGACAATGGCGCATGGCAGCCGATGAAGCGGGTGGAGCGTGCCGACCCACGCTTGCTGGCCGAGAACGTGCGCGACGATGCGGCCGAGCAATTGCGCGGTTACGACCGCTCGCCAGAGGCCACACCGTCCACGCATCTATGGCGTGGCGCGTTGCCGACCACGTTAGAGGTTGGCGAGCATACGGTTGAAGTGCGTGCTGCGTTGCCGACTGGTGAGTACAGCGCAAACACTGTGTATCGCTTGCAGCGTGCGGATCCTTGA
- a CDS encoding amino acid permease, whose translation MFKQLWATKHPHASHEAADGLGLQRALGPWGLTALGIGAVIGGGIFVITGQAAADHAGPAIMLSFVLAAVCCAFCAMAYAEFAAMVPVSGSAYTYTYATFGELAAWFIGWMLVLEYGVSASAVAVSWTGYFLSLLEHFGIHLPAALVSAPLDGKLQRTGAIANLPAAGIVLLLTWLCYVGIRKSSAMNMAMVILKTGLILLVIGVGWKYVDTANWHPFIPANEGPGKYGMEGVLRGAAMVFFAYIGFEAVSVAAQESHRPQRDLPIGMILSLVICTVLYIAMAAVMTGLVPYTLLGTDEPVVTAVAAHPQLAWLRVIVEVGALIGLSSVVLVMIIGQPRIFMIIARDGLLPSIFTRIHPKYRTPHVNTVITGVGIALLAAVFPLDVLGELTSMGTLIAFAAVCAGVLILRRTHPELPRPFRMPVAWLICSAGVLSCLALLSAMTLHNWMLMGVWTLVGLVVYFGYGYRHSRLRDGR comes from the coding sequence ATGTTCAAGCAACTCTGGGCCACCAAACACCCGCACGCCAGCCATGAGGCGGCCGACGGGCTGGGCCTGCAACGCGCGCTCGGGCCGTGGGGATTGACTGCACTGGGCATCGGCGCAGTGATCGGCGGCGGCATCTTCGTCATCACCGGCCAGGCAGCCGCCGACCATGCCGGCCCGGCGATCATGCTGTCGTTCGTGCTGGCAGCGGTGTGCTGCGCGTTCTGCGCGATGGCCTACGCCGAGTTTGCCGCGATGGTGCCGGTCTCCGGCAGCGCCTATACCTATACTTACGCCACCTTCGGCGAGCTGGCGGCCTGGTTCATCGGCTGGATGCTGGTGCTGGAATACGGCGTCTCCGCCTCAGCCGTGGCGGTCAGCTGGACCGGCTATTTCCTCAGCCTGCTGGAACACTTCGGGATTCATCTGCCGGCCGCCCTGGTCAGCGCACCGCTGGACGGCAAACTGCAGCGCACCGGTGCGATCGCCAACCTGCCCGCGGCCGGTATCGTGCTGCTGCTGACCTGGCTGTGCTACGTGGGCATCCGCAAGTCGTCGGCGATGAACATGGCCATGGTGATCCTCAAGACCGGGCTGATCCTGCTGGTGATCGGGGTGGGCTGGAAATACGTGGACACCGCCAACTGGCACCCGTTCATCCCAGCCAATGAAGGCCCGGGCAAGTACGGCATGGAAGGTGTGCTGCGCGGTGCGGCGATGGTGTTCTTCGCCTATATCGGCTTCGAGGCGGTGTCGGTGGCGGCGCAGGAATCGCACCGCCCGCAACGCGATCTGCCGATCGGCATGATCCTGTCGCTGGTCATCTGCACCGTGCTCTACATCGCGATGGCGGCGGTGATGACCGGGCTGGTGCCCTACACCCTGCTTGGCACCGACGAGCCGGTGGTGACTGCCGTGGCGGCGCATCCGCAGCTGGCCTGGCTGCGCGTGATCGTGGAAGTGGGTGCGTTGATCGGGCTGTCGTCGGTGGTGCTGGTGATGATCATCGGGCAGCCGCGCATCTTCATGATCATTGCGCGCGATGGGCTGCTGCCATCGATCTTCACCCGCATCCATCCCAAGTACCGCACCCCGCACGTCAATACCGTGATCACCGGTGTCGGCATTGCCTTGCTGGCGGCGGTGTTCCCGCTGGATGTGCTGGGTGAGTTGACCTCGATGGGCACGCTGATCGCCTTTGCGGCGGTGTGCGCCGGCGTGTTGATCCTGCGTCGCACCCACCCCGAACTGCCGCGCCCGTTCCGCATGCCGGTGGCCTGGCTGATCTGCAGCGCCGGCGTGTTGAGCTGTCTGGCCCTGCTGTCGGCGATGACGCTGCACAACTGGATGCTGATGGGGGTGTGGACGCTGGTCGGGCTGGTGGTCTATTTCGGCTACGGCTATCGCCACAGCCGTCTGCGGGACGGTCGCTGA